The proteins below come from a single Caulobacter flavus genomic window:
- a CDS encoding DsbA family oxidoreductase has translation MGQPITVDVVADVVCPWCYLGWRRVKSALAARPDLEPIVIWRPYQLDPTLPEEGVDRAAYMAGKFKDQTRLKAVHKALQEAGAEEGISFAFDKIALSPNTSAAHRLIRWARGAAVQDEVVEGLFAAYFEEGRDIGDPVVLGQIAKAAGMDEVAVLQLLADGADKDVIVQQHAMAVQGGVTGVPVAIFAGKVAVVGAESPENLQKALEQALLQKPLRGEREGPAAKRWEGEGVHCRRSHHL, from the coding sequence ATGGGTCAGCCGATCACCGTCGACGTCGTCGCCGACGTCGTCTGCCCTTGGTGCTATCTGGGCTGGCGGCGGGTGAAGAGCGCCCTGGCCGCGCGCCCTGACCTCGAGCCGATCGTCATCTGGCGTCCGTACCAGCTGGATCCGACCCTTCCGGAAGAAGGCGTCGATCGCGCCGCCTACATGGCCGGCAAGTTCAAGGACCAGACCCGGCTGAAGGCCGTGCACAAGGCGCTGCAAGAGGCCGGGGCCGAGGAAGGCATCAGCTTCGCCTTCGACAAGATCGCCCTGTCGCCCAACACCAGCGCCGCCCACCGCCTGATCCGCTGGGCGCGCGGCGCGGCCGTGCAGGACGAAGTGGTCGAGGGCCTGTTCGCGGCCTATTTCGAGGAAGGGCGCGACATCGGCGATCCCGTCGTGCTGGGCCAGATCGCCAAGGCGGCTGGCATGGACGAGGTGGCCGTGCTGCAGCTGCTGGCCGACGGCGCCGACAAGGACGTGATCGTCCAGCAGCACGCCATGGCCGTTCAGGGCGGCGTCACGGGCGTGCCGGTGGCGATCTTCGCCGGCAAGGTGGCGGTGGTCGGCGCCGAGAGCCCCGAGAACCTGCAGAAGGCGCTCGAGCAGGCGCTTCTTCAAAAGCCTCTCCGTGGGGAGAGGGAGGGGCCCGCCGCGAAGCGGTGGGAGGGTGAGGGCGTACACTGTCGGCGGTCCCATCACCTTTGA
- a CDS encoding diguanylate cyclase domain-containing protein, translated as MAVNARILIVARDDTRAGPLSEGLDRLGWRTITARGPYAALAALGDLQIEAVIVDLDAAGPDSQTLARRLKAAVAPRRLPVIAIGEPGTDAGQSAFDLTLSPPLHPSQAVLRLESLVRTAIAEEEFELRLTTFGDRGRRLDLPEAASAPYRVLAIGEPAPQFLALSNALTRSGADVVGAFTAYTAFDYLHERAFDAVVLWAGENQQEALSIAAGMRRNTRLFHIPALLYMNAESYVTMSEAFHRGVSDVASPQTPEGDTARRVIELARNYRRGEAIRGALEKARSSGLMDAATGLFTRDLFAAHLARLAGAARERGRPLSIGVLRVADKADVVWARQNGWLDRAIPQIGSMVGRLVRVEDTAARLAPEVFALALPATNLAAAKAAAERIAAVIGCTAFDAGEDRSPFVCEFDIGVAQIEPGETAIHALERAASQALQKAI; from the coding sequence TTGGCGGTGAACGCCCGGATCCTGATCGTGGCGCGTGACGACACGCGGGCCGGTCCCCTGTCCGAAGGGCTGGACCGCCTGGGCTGGCGCACCATCACCGCGCGCGGGCCCTATGCCGCCCTCGCCGCCCTGGGCGACCTGCAGATCGAGGCGGTGATCGTCGACCTCGACGCCGCCGGTCCCGACAGCCAGACCCTCGCCCGTCGCCTGAAGGCCGCCGTGGCCCCGCGCCGCCTGCCGGTGATCGCCATCGGCGAGCCGGGCACGGACGCCGGCCAGAGCGCCTTCGACCTGACCCTGTCGCCGCCGTTGCATCCGTCGCAGGCGGTGCTGCGCCTGGAATCCCTGGTCCGCACGGCCATCGCCGAGGAAGAGTTCGAGCTGCGGCTGACCACCTTCGGCGATCGCGGCCGGCGGCTGGACCTGCCGGAAGCCGCCAGCGCCCCCTATCGCGTGCTGGCCATCGGCGAGCCGGCGCCGCAGTTCCTGGCGCTGTCGAACGCCCTGACCCGCAGCGGCGCCGACGTGGTGGGCGCCTTCACCGCCTACACCGCCTTCGACTACCTGCACGAGCGGGCCTTCGACGCGGTGGTGCTGTGGGCCGGCGAGAACCAGCAGGAGGCGCTGTCGATCGCCGCCGGCATGCGGCGCAACACCCGCCTCTTCCACATCCCGGCGCTGCTCTACATGAACGCCGAGAGCTACGTGACGATGTCGGAGGCGTTCCATCGCGGCGTCTCGGACGTCGCCTCGCCCCAGACGCCGGAGGGCGACACGGCCCGCCGGGTCATCGAGCTAGCCCGCAACTACCGTCGCGGCGAAGCCATTCGCGGCGCGCTGGAGAAGGCCCGCAGCTCGGGCCTGATGGACGCGGCCACGGGCCTGTTCACCCGCGACCTGTTCGCCGCCCACCTGGCCCGCCTGGCCGGCGCCGCCCGAGAACGCGGCCGTCCGCTGTCGATCGGCGTGCTGCGCGTGGCCGACAAGGCCGACGTCGTCTGGGCGCGTCAGAACGGCTGGCTGGACCGCGCCATTCCGCAGATCGGTTCGATGGTCGGTCGCCTGGTCCGCGTCGAGGACACCGCCGCGCGCCTGGCGCCGGAGGTCTTCGCCCTGGCGCTGCCGGCCACCAACCTGGCCGCCGCCAAGGCCGCCGCCGAGCGCATCGCCGCCGTCATCGGCTGCACCGCCTTCGACGCCGGCGAGGACCGCAGCCCGTTCGTCTGCGAATTCGACATCGGCGTCGCCCAGATCGAGCCGGGCGAAACCGCCATCCACGCGCTGGAGCGCGCCGCTTCCCAGGCCCTCCAGAAGGCCATCTAG
- a CDS encoding CaiB/BaiF CoA transferase family protein, with protein MGQGPLSGLKVLEFAGIGPGPFCGMLLSDLGADVVRIDRKGSGRSSPADVTARGRRSVALDLKQPAAVETCLKMMETADAVFEGFRPGVMERLGLGPDTALARNPRLVYGRMTGWGQTGPYAKAAGHDMNYIAITGALDAIGTEDKPIPPLNLVGDFGGGALYLAFGLLAGVIHARETGQGQVIDCAMSDGAASLMAMFYGFKAMGMWREGRRSNLLDGGAHFYDTYRCADGKWVSIGSIEPQFYLLLLEKTGITDPHFQAQMSREDWPALREKLAAVIATRTRDEWCQIMDATDVCFAPVLSMDEAPGHAHNKARETFVEVAGVIQPAPAPRFSATPGVIQGPPPKIGADNVSALGDWGFDAAAIAALEASGAL; from the coding sequence ATGGGCCAGGGACCGCTGTCTGGGCTGAAGGTGCTGGAATTCGCGGGCATCGGCCCCGGACCGTTCTGCGGCATGCTGCTGTCGGACCTCGGCGCCGACGTCGTGCGCATCGACCGCAAGGGCTCGGGCCGCTCCTCGCCGGCCGACGTCACCGCCCGCGGCCGCCGCTCGGTGGCGCTGGACCTCAAGCAGCCCGCCGCGGTCGAGACCTGCCTGAAGATGATGGAGACCGCCGACGCGGTGTTCGAGGGTTTCCGCCCCGGGGTGATGGAGCGCCTGGGCCTGGGCCCCGACACGGCGCTCGCCCGTAACCCCAGGCTCGTCTACGGCCGCATGACCGGCTGGGGCCAGACCGGTCCCTATGCCAAGGCCGCCGGCCACGACATGAACTACATCGCCATCACCGGCGCGCTGGACGCTATAGGTACAGAGGACAAGCCGATCCCGCCGCTGAACCTGGTGGGCGACTTCGGCGGCGGGGCGCTCTATCTGGCCTTCGGCCTGCTGGCCGGGGTGATCCACGCCCGCGAGACCGGCCAGGGCCAGGTCATCGACTGCGCCATGAGCGACGGCGCAGCCTCGTTGATGGCTATGTTCTACGGCTTCAAGGCCATGGGCATGTGGCGCGAGGGACGGCGCAGCAACCTGCTCGACGGCGGGGCCCACTTCTACGACACCTATCGGTGCGCCGACGGCAAGTGGGTGTCGATCGGCTCGATCGAGCCGCAGTTCTACCTGTTGCTGCTGGAGAAGACCGGCATCACCGACCCGCACTTCCAGGCCCAGATGAGCCGAGAGGACTGGCCGGCCCTGCGCGAGAAGCTGGCCGCCGTCATCGCGACCAGGACCCGCGACGAGTGGTGCCAGATCATGGACGCCACCGACGTCTGCTTCGCGCCGGTGCTGTCGATGGACGAGGCTCCTGGCCACGCCCACAACAAGGCGCGCGAGACCTTCGTCGAGGTGGCCGGCGTCATCCAGCCCGCGCCCGCGCCGCGCTTTTCGGCGACGCCCGGCGTCATTCAGGGACCGCCGCCCAAGATCGGGGCCGACAACGTCTCCGCTCTCGGGGACTGGGGCTTCGACGCCGCCGCCATCGCCGCGCTGGAGGCTTCCGGCGCACTCTGA
- a CDS encoding YihY/virulence factor BrkB family protein, with protein MQPPKAPIRWRDLDLDPIHWVQEILRVLGLALSRLWGRDVMLYVGGVSFFALLAVFPGLAILIGLYSLLLDPNTAARQADALAFMMPPGARPIFQSEMQRLAHAPVYTVSLQSLVILVIGVYAAHRGFKALLAGLSFIHDEEDQRGFFGFNLMALFVLIAAFGLLFLMSGVFLTFRLLSSTLNLRPLEGVSWIQSEWTWATMGLIVGMTLIYRYAMSRQPVGWRASLTGGFAAGLFCVFMSWASAFYVEKVAHLGATYGSISAVIIFLIWLSWSVNAVFFGGALATEVEIALDERPQALVDGPKAIALKAPSSPES; from the coding sequence ATGCAGCCCCCCAAGGCCCCCATTCGCTGGCGAGACCTCGATCTCGACCCGATCCACTGGGTTCAGGAAATCCTTCGCGTTCTCGGCCTGGCCCTGTCCCGGCTGTGGGGGCGCGACGTCATGCTCTATGTGGGCGGCGTCTCGTTCTTCGCCCTCCTGGCGGTATTTCCGGGCCTGGCCATTCTGATCGGCCTCTACAGCCTGCTGCTGGACCCCAACACCGCCGCCCGCCAGGCCGACGCCCTGGCCTTCATGATGCCGCCCGGCGCGCGGCCGATCTTCCAGAGCGAGATGCAGCGCCTGGCCCACGCGCCGGTCTACACCGTCTCGCTGCAGAGCCTCGTCATCCTGGTCATCGGCGTCTACGCCGCCCATCGCGGCTTCAAGGCCCTGCTGGCCGGCCTGTCGTTCATCCACGACGAGGAGGACCAGCGCGGCTTCTTCGGCTTCAACCTGATGGCGCTGTTCGTGCTGATCGCGGCCTTTGGCCTGCTGTTCCTGATGTCGGGGGTGTTCCTGACCTTCAGGCTGCTCTCCAGCACCCTGAACCTGCGGCCGCTGGAAGGCGTGTCGTGGATCCAGAGCGAGTGGACCTGGGCGACCATGGGCCTGATCGTGGGCATGACCCTGATCTACCGCTACGCCATGTCGCGCCAGCCCGTCGGCTGGCGCGCCTCGCTGACCGGCGGGTTCGCCGCGGGCCTGTTCTGCGTCTTCATGTCGTGGGCCAGCGCCTTCTACGTCGAGAAGGTGGCCCATCTGGGCGCGACCTACGGCTCGATCTCGGCGGTGATCATCTTCCTGATCTGGCTGTCGTGGAGCGTCAACGCGGTGTTCTTCGGCGGCGCCCTGGCCACCGAGGTCGAGATCGCGCTCGACGAGCGGCCCCAGGCCCTGGTCGACGGGCCCAAGGCCATCGCCCTCAAGGCGCCTTCGTCACCCGAAAGCTGA
- a CDS encoding sulfurtransferase TusA family protein, which yields MSDIEVDARGHRCPVPTLRLRRALEHAPAGATVRLLADDPLARIDVPHFARQLGVTLEGVEDLPSGAISFRVTKAP from the coding sequence GTGAGCGACATCGAGGTCGACGCGCGCGGCCACCGCTGCCCGGTGCCGACGCTCCGGCTGCGGCGGGCGCTGGAGCACGCGCCGGCCGGGGCGACGGTGCGTCTGCTGGCCGACGATCCCCTGGCGCGCATCGACGTGCCGCACTTCGCCCGCCAGCTGGGCGTGACGCTGGAAGGCGTGGAGGACCTGCCCTCGGGGGCGATCAGCTTTCGGGTGACGAAGGCGCCTTGA
- a CDS encoding pseudouridine synthase, with the protein MTKALMARLDRLLANLGYGARREVQALVASGKVTFDGVPLKDAGKRIAVTADLPQHLMIRGVPVDPPAPLVLLMNKPLGVVCSHREDGAKIYDLLPRRWQIRDPALSSVGRLDKDTSGLLLITDDGDFLHRVISPKRHVEKTYLASLDRPLSGKEGEAFASGTLMLEGEEKPLLPASLDVVDEKTARLTITEGRYHQVRRMFAAMDNHVVALHRERIGGITLPGDLEPGKHRILTTQEAEQVFS; encoded by the coding sequence ATGACCAAGGCGCTGATGGCGCGGCTGGACCGGCTGCTGGCCAACCTGGGCTATGGCGCGCGGCGCGAGGTCCAGGCCCTGGTGGCGTCCGGCAAGGTGACCTTCGACGGCGTTCCGCTGAAGGACGCCGGCAAGCGCATCGCCGTGACCGCAGACCTGCCCCAGCACCTGATGATCAGAGGCGTCCCGGTGGATCCGCCCGCGCCGCTGGTGCTGCTGATGAACAAGCCGCTGGGCGTGGTGTGCTCGCATCGCGAGGACGGGGCCAAGATCTACGACCTGCTGCCGCGCCGCTGGCAGATCCGCGACCCGGCGCTGTCGAGCGTGGGCCGGCTGGACAAGGACACCTCGGGCCTGCTGCTGATCACCGACGACGGCGATTTCCTGCACCGGGTGATCTCGCCCAAGCGCCACGTGGAAAAGACCTACCTGGCCAGCCTCGACCGGCCGCTGTCAGGCAAGGAAGGCGAGGCCTTCGCCAGCGGCACGCTGATGCTGGAGGGCGAGGAAAAGCCGCTGCTGCCCGCCAGCCTGGACGTGGTCGACGAGAAGACCGCGCGCCTGACCATCACCGAGGGCCGCTATCACCAGGTGCGCCGGATGTTCGCGGCCATGGACAACCACGTCGTCGCCCTGCACCGGGAGCGCATCGGCGGGATCACGCTGCCAGGCGACCTGGAGCCGGGCAAGCACCGCATCCTCACGACCCAGGAAGCCGAGCAGGTGTTTTCGTGA
- a CDS encoding class I SAM-dependent methyltransferase: MTDTVSAAVYGFPPREVIETPRGAMQTAPTVPGAQPLEALTDASMDAFVVLAPAGAVERRYVLAQALRVLKPGGRLTVAAPKDRGGLRLKKELSGFGCKIGEDARRHHRICMTLRPETPAGLTEALAEGAPRRIDGEGLWTQPGVFSWDRLDTGTALLMQALPAFSGAGADLGCGIGVLAHQVLASPKVTNLALVDIDRRALDAARRNVDDARVSFSHADIRLGLPELSNLDFVVSNPPFHEGGGEDKALGQAFIRGAAALLKKGGVLWLVANRHLPYEAVLADHFARVRPVVDQEGFKVLEAVK, encoded by the coding sequence ATGACCGACACCGTCTCCGCCGCCGTCTATGGCTTTCCTCCCCGCGAGGTGATCGAGACGCCGCGCGGCGCCATGCAGACCGCGCCGACCGTTCCGGGCGCGCAGCCGCTGGAGGCCCTGACCGATGCCTCGATGGACGCCTTCGTGGTCCTGGCCCCGGCCGGCGCGGTCGAGCGCCGCTACGTGCTGGCCCAGGCCCTGCGGGTGCTGAAGCCCGGCGGCCGGCTGACCGTGGCCGCGCCGAAGGATCGCGGCGGCCTGCGTCTGAAGAAGGAGCTGTCGGGTTTCGGCTGCAAGATCGGCGAGGACGCCCGCCGTCACCACCGCATCTGCATGACCCTGCGCCCCGAGACGCCGGCGGGCCTGACCGAAGCCCTGGCCGAGGGCGCGCCGCGCCGCATCGACGGCGAAGGTCTGTGGACCCAGCCCGGCGTGTTCAGCTGGGATCGCCTCGACACCGGCACCGCCCTCCTCATGCAGGCCCTGCCCGCCTTCTCGGGCGCCGGCGCGGACCTGGGCTGCGGCATCGGCGTGCTGGCCCACCAGGTTCTGGCCTCGCCGAAGGTGACGAACCTCGCGCTGGTCGACATCGACCGCCGGGCCCTGGACGCCGCGCGCCGCAATGTCGACGACGCCCGCGTGAGCTTCTCGCACGCCGACATCCGCCTGGGCCTGCCCGAACTTTCGAACCTGGACTTCGTGGTCTCCAACCCGCCGTTCCACGAGGGCGGCGGCGAGGACAAGGCGCTGGGCCAGGCCTTCATCCGCGGCGCCGCGGCGCTGCTGAAGAAGGGCGGCGTGCTGTGGCTGGTGGCCAACCGACACCTGCCCTACGAGGCCGTGCTGGCCGACCACTTCGCCCGCGTGCGCCCGGTGGTCGACCAGGAAGGCTTCAAGGTGCTCGAGGCCGTGAAATGA
- a CDS encoding cysteine hydrolase family protein, translating into MNATALIIIDLQRGMLPENTGPRNNPQAEDNAAHLLHAWRVRGMPVVHVRHMSRSPEGSFWPGSSNCEFQPRFEPLPSEHRLEKNVPDAFAGSGLERWLRLRDVHHLVVVGVATNNSVEAAVRAAACLGFDVAVPGDACFTFDKADLGGVVRDAEEWHLMSLSNLDGEYAVVTRTDEILARLG; encoded by the coding sequence ATGAACGCCACGGCCCTCATCATCATCGACCTGCAGCGCGGCATGCTCCCGGAGAACACCGGCCCACGCAACAATCCGCAGGCCGAGGACAACGCCGCCCACCTGCTGCACGCCTGGCGCGTTCGCGGCATGCCGGTGGTCCACGTGCGCCACATGAGCCGCTCGCCCGAGGGCTCGTTCTGGCCCGGCTCGTCCAACTGCGAGTTCCAGCCGCGCTTCGAGCCCCTGCCGTCCGAGCATCGCCTGGAGAAGAACGTCCCCGACGCCTTCGCCGGCAGCGGCCTGGAGCGCTGGCTGCGCCTGCGCGACGTGCATCACCTCGTCGTGGTCGGCGTGGCCACCAACAACTCGGTCGAGGCTGCCGTGCGCGCCGCCGCCTGCCTGGGCTTCGACGTCGCCGTGCCGGGCGACGCCTGCTTCACCTTCGACAAGGCCGATCTCGGAGGCGTCGTCCGCGACGCCGAGGAATGGCACCTGATGAGCCTCTCCAACCTCGACGGGGAGTACGCGGTGGTCACGCGGACGGACGAGATCCTGGCGAGGCTGGGGTAA
- a CDS encoding putative phage abortive infection protein gives MKRIWVIAAALILIFCLWAGLILLVASGHWNPPGTWNFNETGTLGDSFGIVSAMMATAAAVFTFTTMENERSESRKRERAEQERDAQATLVQLLTLRNELIAGIEISVGKKLLSGHQAIEHMASSIADAVAKRSEEQSYTPIYNRWRNALGHYFRFTYHVVVFADGNFDYPKNYTNVRWLRSQLTNAEQTLIGVNCLYGEGRDQFKKLVEFHALLHNIHPEERKRLSFDVLFEPTAFDLAPRPSPPKSWQELLFERLKDTLRDELASLKKRAEGKV, from the coding sequence GTGAAGCGCATCTGGGTAATCGCCGCTGCTCTGATCCTAATTTTTTGTTTGTGGGCGGGGCTCATCTTGCTGGTGGCGAGTGGCCACTGGAATCCGCCCGGGACCTGGAATTTTAACGAGACTGGCACCCTCGGAGACTCTTTCGGGATCGTCAGCGCCATGATGGCGACGGCCGCTGCTGTTTTCACCTTCACGACAATGGAAAACGAGCGTTCGGAGTCGCGAAAGCGCGAGCGCGCAGAGCAAGAGCGAGACGCTCAAGCGACCTTGGTTCAGCTGTTGACGTTGCGCAACGAGCTGATCGCGGGAATCGAAATCTCCGTGGGGAAGAAGTTGCTTTCAGGCCACCAGGCAATCGAGCATATGGCATCGTCCATCGCCGATGCCGTCGCCAAACGATCCGAGGAGCAATCTTACACCCCAATCTACAACAGATGGCGCAATGCGCTTGGGCATTATTTTCGCTTCACTTATCACGTTGTTGTTTTTGCGGATGGGAATTTCGATTACCCTAAAAATTACACAAACGTGCGCTGGCTTCGATCTCAACTCACCAATGCAGAGCAAACATTAATTGGTGTAAACTGTTTATATGGGGAAGGACGAGATCAGTTTAAGAAGCTGGTTGAATTCCATGCGCTACTTCACAACATCCATCCCGAGGAGCGAAAGCGACTATCTTTCGATGTTCTGTTCGAGCCCACTGCATTTGATCTCGCGCCCCGCCCTTCGCCGCCAAAATCGTGGCAAGAGCTACTTTTTGAAAGACTAAAAGATACCCTTCGAGATGAATTGGCGTCACTCAAAAAGCGCGCCGAAGGAAAAGTCTAA
- a CDS encoding DUF4424 domain-containing protein, which yields MANDSSAELAAGGLVLTKTAAVAMRSEDLYISPTAVRVRYVFENTSGKDVTLRVAFPMPDIGGDGFFMSDVSIPIDDPANILGFTTKIDGKPVKAQIEQKAFGGGQDRTGWLVANRIPLAVHQEAATKALEALPPAKLKEARALGLYDEDQGPIWVLKTTYHWSQTFPAGRPIIVEHAYTPSVGATVATSIGTEYGAETQARYCVDAGMVAAVKRAGGDGGAYVEKWIDYVLVTGGNWSEPIGDFRLVVDKGAPRNLVSFCADGVKKIGPTQFEVRRKNWRPEEDLRILLLERHEP from the coding sequence ATGGCCAACGACAGTTCGGCCGAACTGGCGGCCGGCGGGCTGGTGCTGACCAAGACCGCCGCCGTGGCGATGCGGTCGGAAGACCTCTACATCTCGCCGACGGCGGTGCGCGTCCGCTACGTGTTCGAGAACACCAGCGGCAAGGACGTGACGCTGCGGGTAGCCTTTCCGATGCCAGACATCGGCGGCGACGGCTTTTTTATGAGCGACGTGTCGATCCCCATCGACGATCCGGCCAATATCCTGGGCTTCACGACCAAGATCGACGGCAAGCCGGTCAAGGCGCAGATCGAGCAGAAGGCCTTCGGCGGCGGCCAGGACCGCACCGGCTGGCTGGTCGCCAACAGGATTCCGCTGGCGGTTCACCAGGAGGCGGCGACCAAGGCCTTGGAGGCCCTGCCGCCCGCCAAGCTGAAGGAGGCCCGGGCGCTTGGCCTCTACGACGAGGACCAGGGGCCCATCTGGGTGCTGAAGACCACCTATCACTGGAGCCAGACCTTCCCGGCCGGCAGGCCGATCATCGTCGAGCACGCCTATACGCCCTCGGTCGGCGCGACGGTGGCCACCTCGATCGGGACCGAGTACGGCGCGGAAACCCAGGCCAGGTACTGCGTCGACGCGGGCATGGTCGCGGCGGTGAAGCGCGCGGGCGGCGACGGCGGCGCCTATGTCGAGAAATGGATCGACTACGTGCTGGTCACCGGCGGAAACTGGAGCGAGCCGATCGGCGACTTCCGGCTGGTGGTCGACAAGGGCGCGCCTAGGAACCTGGTCAGCTTCTGCGCCGACGGGGTGAAGAAGATCGGCCCGACGCAGTTCGAGGTGCGCCGCAAGAACTGGCGGCCGGAGGAGGATCTGCGGATCCTGCTGCTGGAGCGGCATGAGCCTTAG
- a CDS encoding septal ring lytic transglycosylase RlpA family protein codes for MRREQRSEIRALKVLGLVALGAAGLAACATPSPRLPIAKGTPKATPDREYHGPPPPGYGQGLRGTEKPYQIKGIWYYPKADPNYDVVGTGSWYGEQFHNRRTANGEVFDMDLPSAAHKTLPLPSIVEVTNLENGRKMRLRVNDRGPFVGDRLIDLSKAAADELGYRGKGLAKVRVRYIGPAPKTAADQPRRYASIPASPPPVAPYRPPVAPPPREPEIVTVAAPPSGAYRVQAGSFANRDNAERAAERLSGAGRVTVEPMERSGGTLYRVLVSAGDDEGLAWSVRDRVASLGFGDATVLRP; via the coding sequence ATGCGGCGCGAACAAAGATCTGAAATCCGAGCGCTGAAGGTCCTGGGCCTCGTGGCGCTGGGCGCCGCGGGCCTGGCGGCCTGCGCCACGCCGTCGCCGCGCCTGCCGATCGCCAAGGGAACGCCCAAGGCCACGCCCGACCGCGAGTATCACGGTCCGCCGCCGCCCGGTTACGGCCAGGGCCTGCGCGGCACCGAGAAGCCCTATCAGATCAAGGGGATCTGGTACTATCCGAAGGCCGATCCGAACTACGACGTGGTCGGAACCGGCTCGTGGTACGGCGAGCAGTTCCACAATCGCCGCACCGCTAACGGCGAGGTCTTCGACATGGACCTGCCGTCGGCCGCCCACAAGACGCTGCCACTGCCGTCGATCGTCGAGGTCACCAATCTCGAGAACGGCCGCAAGATGCGCCTGCGAGTCAACGACCGCGGGCCGTTCGTCGGCGATCGCCTGATCGATCTTTCCAAGGCCGCCGCCGACGAGCTGGGCTATCGCGGCAAGGGCCTGGCCAAGGTCCGCGTCCGCTATATCGGCCCCGCGCCGAAGACCGCCGCCGACCAGCCCCGGCGTTACGCCTCCATCCCCGCTTCGCCGCCGCCGGTCGCGCCCTATCGTCCGCCGGTCGCGCCGCCGCCGCGCGAGCCGGAGATCGTCACCGTCGCCGCCCCGCCGTCGGGCGCCTATCGCGTCCAGGCCGGCAGCTTCGCCAACCGCGACAACGCCGAGCGCGCCGCCGAACGCCTGTCGGGCGCCGGCCGCGTCACCGTCGAGCCGATGGAGCGTTCGGGCGGGACCCTCTATCGCGTGCTGGTCAGCGCCGGCGACGACGAGGGCCTGGCGTGGAGCGTCCGCGATCGCGTCGCTTCGCTGGGCTTTGGCGACGCGACGGTGCTGCGCCCCTAA
- the tmk gene encoding dTMP kinase: protein MASGTFISFEGGEGAGKSTQVRLLAQRLEELGREVVLTREPGGSPGGEAIRELLVHGAADRWSPVTETLLMYAARRDHVERVIRPALARGAVVVCDRFADSTRAYQGAGGDAPASLIASLEEHVLGGTTPALTLVFDLPASVGLERASARGGAARFESKGLDFHERLRAGFLEIARREPGRCAIIDAAASIDEVSTAVWGAVSERLDLA from the coding sequence ATGGCCAGCGGAACGTTCATCAGCTTCGAAGGCGGCGAGGGCGCCGGCAAGTCCACCCAGGTGCGCCTGCTCGCGCAGCGCCTGGAGGAACTCGGCCGCGAGGTCGTGCTGACCCGCGAACCGGGCGGCAGCCCCGGCGGCGAGGCGATCCGCGAGTTGCTCGTGCACGGCGCGGCCGACCGCTGGTCGCCTGTCACCGAGACCCTCCTGATGTACGCCGCCCGCCGCGACCACGTGGAGCGGGTAATCCGGCCGGCCCTGGCGCGCGGGGCGGTGGTCGTCTGCGACCGCTTCGCCGATTCGACCCGCGCCTATCAGGGCGCCGGCGGCGACGCGCCCGCCTCGCTGATCGCCAGCCTGGAAGAGCACGTGCTGGGCGGCACGACCCCGGCCCTGACCCTGGTCTTCGACCTGCCCGCAAGCGTGGGCCTCGAGCGCGCCTCGGCGCGGGGCGGGGCGGCGCGCTTCGAGTCCAAGGGCCTGGATTTCCACGAGCGCCTGCGCGCCGGCTTCCTGGAGATCGCCCGCCGCGAGCCCGGGCGCTGCGCGATCATCGACGCCGCCGCCTCGATCGACGAGGTCTCGACGGCCGTCTGGGGCGCCGTTTCCGAACGGCTGGACCTGGCATGA